GACGATCGAACCGAACTGATCCGCGTTCAGAGTGATGCCCTGTTCAGCCGATGCGGTGACGCTATTGAGGAAATGCGTCGGCGTGCCCGATGCCGACTCTATCCGAATCCCGCCCGTGGCGTTGGCGCCCTGACTGCCATTGGGTGTGGCGCCGATGAAACCGCCCGCAATGTCATAGCCCGCCGAAAGCACGACCCCATTATCGTCGGAAATCGCGGAGACAGCAGGCGTATAGCCGATGGTGCCGGACAGCAGCATGGTCAGTGCGTTGTTCTTGGGCACCGCGACCATATAAACGCGCTGTGGATCGCTGCTCCCGGTAGAACCCGGTCCGGTCGTCGTGCCACTATGCACCACGCCGTTTGCGTCGCTCGTCCCGGCGGTGATCGTGATGTCGAACAGCCCGTTATTGATGCGAATATCGGCCGTTTCGGCGCCGACATAGGCGACCGAGCCATTGACGTTGACGGTCCCCGCCTGCACCACGCGCGGCGCGACGAGCGCAACATAGCTGCCCGCTGCCAGCGCGTTGATCTGTGCGCCTGCCTGCACCTCGACCGCTGAACTGCTCCCCGCCGTGCCCTGGAAGCGGATTTCGCCGCCGCTGCCGTAAAGGCCGCCGTTCGTGTTGATGTCATTGCTGGTCAGCACCAGCGATCCGACATTGAAGACGCTGCTTGGTCCGGCAATGATCCCGCCCGGCGCATAGAACCAGATATTGCCGCCCGTGCTGCCGAAGATATCCGACTGCACCGTGCCGTTAAGGGCCACGATGCGCGACACTGCCACGCCGCTGCCGTTGACGGGCTGGATGCGGTTCAGAACCGTATAATTGCTGAATGACGGACTGGGACCCGCAGTGAACTGGACGCTGTTCCCCGCCGGCAGGAAGTTGACGGCGCCGGTGCCGCTGGTGTCGCTTGGCGTCCAGTTGATGACGGCTTCCGTGGCATTCACCGTAATGACGTTGTTGCCCGCCGAAATAGAGGCCGATCCCGGCGTCACGACATTTCCCGTGCCCTGAAAACCCGTCTGCGCATGGGATGGCGCATGCCATATGGCGGCGAACGCAATCACGCTGGCGCAACCGCGCAGCAGCCTTGCAGGAGAACCGGACCTGTTCATCATCAACGCCTCCACGGCACAAGCTGCGTGGTGATCGAAAAGAGCAACCGCGTGTCGCCGCGCTCTGTCTGGAATCCGGCCTTGCGCAGCGGCGTCGCGACCGTCAGGTCCAGCCGTGCATGGTTGGACCATGTGGCGCGCACGCCGCCGCCCGCCGAATAAAGTTTCTGCGGATCGAGCCCGGCATAATTGGCGCTCTGGTGCCACATCCAGGCCGCATCAAAAAAAACGAAGGGTTGCAAGGCTATAGCGCCCGGCCCCTTGGGCGTGATCCGGCCATAGCGCAGTTCCGCTGCCACCCCGACTCCGCTGTCGCCGGTCAGCACGCCCGGATCATAGCCCCGCCCGACCGTATAATTGCCCGCGCTCATCTGCTCATAGGATAGCAGCACGTCCGGGCTATATTGCGCCCTCGGCGCAAGGGCGAAGGTGACAACCGGCGTTGGCCGATATTCCGCCTGCGCGCTCGCACGCAGGACAAAGGCTGTGGGATCGCCATCCAATTGGCTGATTGGAACGGCGCAATTTACAAAGGTCGCGCCGCATTTTTCGCTTGCGCCCAGCCCATTGAAGCCCTGCCGGGCCTCCAGCGCGCCGCCGATCCGCCATTTCGGCTCAATCCCGGAATAGCCGGCGGTGCTGACGACGCTCTCCGGATCGATCAGCTCGCCCTCCAGCCGCAGGAACAGCACGCGCAATCGATCGCGCGACAGTGGCACCTTCACCGTCCCCGTGCCAAAGCGGAGATCCTGGTTCACTACGTCCAGTCCGCCTGTCGCCAGCAGCGTATGTGCCTGCCGCCGAGCGATCGGATAGCTGAGTGCTGCCGTCGCGATCATTGTTTCGGAGGACAATGGTGCGCCGACGATGCCCGGCTTGCTCCACGCATAAGTCAGATCGCCCGACAGCCGCATCCCGTCATGACCCAGCGCCATGCTGTGCCCGACTTGCAGCACCGTCTGTTCGCTCGGCTGGGCGGTGTTGAAGATGCTGAAGACCGTGCTGTCGCCCATGCCGATCATGTCATTGAAACGCACGCGCGCCATCCCGCCGAAACGCCCGACCGCATTGCTGCCGAGATTCTGGACATTGACATCCATCTCGACCCGCTGGCGAACCACCTGCACTTCGCCCACGACCTCGCCGGGCGCCGTCCCCGCTGGACGCAGCGCCAGCCGCACGTCATAGCCGGGAAGGTCGCGCGCCAGCAGCAGGTGCCGTTCGGCCTCATGCACGTTGAACACCGGCTGGCCCTTCAGCGCCTCCATATGCGCGGCGATCAGCCGCTCGCTATAGCCGGCATTGCCGCGTATCTCGATCGCGACCAGCTTCGCCATGAAAATGTCGAAACGGACGGTCCCGCCCTTTTCAATGCGCTGCGGCGGCACCTGCACCGCTGCCAGATACCCCATGGCCCGCAGCGCCGTCGCCGCCCGGTCGCGTATCTCGCAAAGGCTCGCTATCGGCACATCATGCCCGGCCAGATCGCTCCAGCTGTCCTTGAGCATGGCCGGGTCGACGATGCGCAGGCCGTCGAACTGCACATCGGCAAAATTCACGGTGACATTGGCATAACGCGGATCGGCGAGCGGACAGGGCGCCCGCTCCACCCCGCCCACGACGCTCAGGCGGCTATGCTCCCGCGCCGCATCGCCGGGCAGTTGTCCACGCGTCAATTCCTCGCGCGTCGGCGCACGCGGCGCGACCTGCGCCAACGCCGCCACGGGCATCAGCATCGTCGCCGCCAGCGCCAGGCTTCCCAGCCTCGATGCCTTCACCAACCCCTTATCGCGCATAGACGTCCCCAAACCGTCCGGCGTAGCCCTGCAGCCGCCTGGTCCCTGCCCTGTCATTTTCGGAAGCGCAGGCCTTTTGGCCTGTCACCCCCGCCCCGTTTGCGACCGTGTCTGCCCGTTATCAGCGCGTCCGGGCGCCCACAAGCGCTATCAATTTCGCGCTGCCCCGTCGGCCAACGCCGCCGTGTCCACCAACAGATCGAGCTGCGCCGTGCACTGATGCGCGATCAGGCCAGTCGCCACGCCATCGAGTGCCGCCGCGTTTCCGAGCAGGGCAAAACGAACTTCTGTGTTACGCCCGCCATCACTCAGGCGATAAGCCGCCCCTTCCTTCACCGGCGCCGCAACGGGCCAGGCCGTCACGGACTCGCCGGCGGCAAAAGTCGCGCTTGCGTTAACATTGTTGCCGCTGATCCGTACCGTCGCGGGCTTGGCTGCATCGGCACGCCAGAGACGCACCGCTCCCGGATCGGCCACGCAGAAGGTCCCTGACTGGTCCATGTCGACCATCCACAAATTGGGTCGGTGCGGCGGCGCGGCAGGTGTATTGCCCACATTGCCGCGCACGGCCCCGGTCCGGGCCCGCCGCACCCGCTTGGTGTCGAGCAGCGCGGAAAGCATGACGCCATTGGCCGCTGCCGCGCCAGCCGGAGCGCTGACGCTGAAGCTGCCCGGCCCGCGCAGGGTTCGCGTGCCCTTCGCGTCGAGCAGCGTCACCACATCGCCCGCCTTCAGGGCGATCATGCCGCCGTCCGCGAGCTTGCTGCCGGGCCGGTACGTGGCGGCAGATGGCCCGGTCACCCGGACCACCATGGTCTCTGCAAAGGCGGCTGTGCCAAGACCTGCCACCATCCCCGCTGCCAGCGCGCAACGCGTGGCGACTCTAGCCCAAAGCATAGGTTGATCCTTCCCCAATAGATTCATAACGATAAAGCAGATTGGCGATCGCCGCATCATCGCGATAATGGTTAACCAGAGCTTGGAGACGATTCAACGCATCGGCCTGCGCATCGGCATCTTCATCCTCGAAAGCCGCCAAGATTCCGGCCAGCGCCGCCCGGTCCGCGACCGGGAAATCGGGTGCCGGTTCGAACAGATCGACCGGAGTGGACCGTCCGCGCAGCCGCACCCGCCCCATTGGCCGCCACCAGTCCAGCCCGGACAGCGCCATGGCCTCCTGGCTCACCAGAACGCTTGTTTCCAATGCCTTGTTCGCTGCTTCCAGCCGGGAGGCCGTGTTCATGCTGTCGCCAAGCGCGGTATATTGGATGCGCCCCTCGCCACCGAAATTGCCGACGATCGCCTCGCCGTGGTGCAGCCCCACCCGAGTGCGTCCGATCGGCGGAACGCCGGGGGGCAGGTCACGGCGAAAGGCTTCCCCCGCCTGCCACATCGCATAGGCGGCCAGAGCCGCATTGCGTCCGTCGTCCGGCCGCGCAATCGGCGCCCCCCAGAATGCGACGACCGCATCGCCCACGAACTTGTCGATGGTCCCGCCATGGGCCAGCACCACATCGCTCAGCATGTCGAGATAGCGGTTGAGCAATTGCGCTACCATTTCCGGCGCGATAGAGTGGCTGAGTTTCGTAAAGCCCTCAAGATCGCTGAACAGGGTGAAGATCGGCCGCTTCTCCCCATGCAAGGCCAGCTTTTCGGGTTCGGCCAATATCTGTGCGGCAATATCACGCGGCAGATATTTCCCCAGCGCCGCCTGCGCGAAACGCCGCTGTTGCGAAGTCACCGCGCGCGCCGCGACGCCGATGGCGGTGAAGGCCAGCACCCAGCCCAGGCCCCAGCCCACGGCGGGCAGCCCCTTGGTGTCCCACCCCCGCGCCTGTAACCAGAGCGGCAGCCCGGCAATTGCCCCCGCCTGTACAGCGAGCGCCGGCAACAAGGTGAACCAGCGCAATTCGGCAAGGCTGGTGATCGCCGCTGCCAGTATGACCAGAAACGCCGCCAGCCAGCGCGACCCTTCCGGCACAGCCGGCAGGCGCGCGCCGTCCAGCAATTGCGCCAGCATGGTCGCATGAACCTCCAGCCCGATCATGGTCGATCGCGCCTGTCGTCCGGACAGCGGTGTTTCGAATTGGTCGATATCAACGATATCCCCCCCGATCAGCACATGGCGCCCGCGGACCATCGACGCCAGCGCGGGCGCCATGGCGGGATCGGCCAGCATATCGATCTGAAGGCTGGGGATCACCGGCTCCTCCGACCCGTCCGCCTGTTTGAGTGGCAGGCGAAAACGGATCGCGCCCCGATAGTCGCGGAACAACGGCGATGGCTGCATCGCGAGCGTCAGCAGCGGCGGCTGTCCGGGTGTCGGCGCAGGCCAGCTTCGCGCGACATTGTCCGCATCGGTTTCCAGCCGGATGCTCGCCGGATGCACATGTGCCGTTCGCGCCTGCGCCGTGAAGCGGTCGAGAAATTGCTGTTGCTCGAAAATGATCTGCTCGCGATTGTCCCCCAGACTGGCATATCCCAGCCAGACGGGCGTGCGCATCGTGTGCAGCGCGGCGAGCAATTCCGCATCCTCGTCCTGCGGCTGGTCGAACAGGATATCGATGCCGATGGATTTCGCCCCCATCGCGTCGATATTGCGCAGCGCCCGCGCCAGCAGTCCACGGTCCAGCGGCGACCGTTTGCGGGTCGCGATAAGCGTCTGGTCGTCATAGACCACCATCAGGATGCGCTGGTCCTGCGCCACATGCGGTGCGAAGGTGGCCGCACGCCAGTCGTAAAGCCCCCGCTCGGCATCCGCGGTTGGGATTTCCCGCTGCGAGCCCGCCTCGCCCAGCGGCCGGTTCCAGTCCCAGCCCGCAACGAACAGCGCCAGCAACAATATCACCAGCGTCGCTGCCAGCCGCCAGCGTCCGGCATCCCGAACCACCCGCGCGCTGCGGTGCAACAGCCCGGCAGTCATGACTAACGGTGCACGATCAGCGGGCGCGCACCGTCACCGATGATTGCGAAACCGGACCAATAGAAGGGATGGGAGGTTTGGGGATCGTCCATCAGCTTCACCTGCGCCTCCCGCAGTGCTTCCGCCATGGGCTGGTCGGGTGCGGCGGCGAACAGTCCGGCCATCAGTCTTTCAGTTGCATGATAATCCTCAGGCGCAGGCCAATGGCTGGCGATCACCGCCCGGCTGCCCGCCCCGATGAAGGCACGCACCAGTCCGTCCAACGCCCCGCCGCCGCCCGAAAGCCCCGCAGCCCGCGTCGTCTCCACGCCTGCTGCACCTGCCGTATCGCAGGCCGACAGCACCACCAGATCGGCATTCAGCCGCAGGTCGAAAATCTCCCCAAACTGCAACAGCCCGTCCGAAAACTTGTCCGGCGCAAAGCTGGTCAACAGCGCCGGTCGCGCCGGACAGCCCGGATGCGGCGGCGTCACCAACCCATGGGTCGCGAAATGCAGGATACGAAAACTGTCAAGGTCGCGCCGCCCCATCACGGCCTCATCAGTAAAGGCCGCACCTGTCACCAGCTCACTACCCTGTCCGCCGATGGCCTGTGCTGCCTCGCGCAACTCCGTCGCCGGGATCGGCCGGTTCCATTGCAAGGGCGACCAGCCGCAATCGTCCGTTCCGCCGTCCGCCAACACGCCACGCGTTGAAGCCGTCATTTTCGGCCCTGCCAACGGTGCATTGTCCCCAAAGCCGATATAGCTCTGCGCGGCGCTCGACGGTGCCGCAGCTCGCGCGTCGCGGAACGCACGCGCCGATAGCGCCGTACTCACCGCATGATCGCGCCCCAGCCATTGAATCCCGCGAAAATCGAACTCGTCGCCGCCCTGCGCCACCCGCGCCTGATAGGCATCGACGCCCGCCTGCCCTGCGATCAGCAGATTGACCGGCAGTTGCAGCATCGCCCCATCCGGCTCGAAAATCAGATGGCGCGCAGCCGACAGCCGCTGCTCCACTGGTCCGAAAAGGTCGAGATAGAGGCTGCGAGCCACCGGCACATCCAGCGCATAAGTGGTTTGCGCGCCGTTCACATCGATGGAAATCGTTTCGCGCAGGGTTGCCACCTTCTGCGCCACCTCGGTCGCGCTGGCGGCCAGCCGGTAGCCGGTTGCCCCGCTGCCGTCGATCCACAAGGCGTAGAAGGCATCACCCAATTGAGCCAGCTTGAAATAGCCTTCACCCGGCTTCAGCGTCGCCTGCATCTCGGCCAGTGTCAGGCCCTGCGGACTGACCGCCCGATATTGCGGATAGGCTGTGAGTGACGCCAGCGTGTTCGCCTGAT
This window of the Sphingobium sp. EM0848 genome carries:
- a CDS encoding adenylate/guanylate cyclase domain-containing protein is translated as MTAGLLHRSARVVRDAGRWRLAATLVILLLALFVAGWDWNRPLGEAGSQREIPTADAERGLYDWRAATFAPHVAQDQRILMVVYDDQTLIATRKRSPLDRGLLARALRNIDAMGAKSIGIDILFDQPQDEDAELLAALHTMRTPVWLGYASLGDNREQIIFEQQQFLDRFTAQARTAHVHPASIRLETDADNVARSWPAPTPGQPPLLTLAMQPSPLFRDYRGAIRFRLPLKQADGSEEPVIPSLQIDMLADPAMAPALASMVRGRHVLIGGDIVDIDQFETPLSGRQARSTMIGLEVHATMLAQLLDGARLPAVPEGSRWLAAFLVILAAAITSLAELRWFTLLPALAVQAGAIAGLPLWLQARGWDTKGLPAVGWGLGWVLAFTAIGVAARAVTSQQRRFAQAALGKYLPRDIAAQILAEPEKLALHGEKRPIFTLFSDLEGFTKLSHSIAPEMVAQLLNRYLDMLSDVVLAHGGTIDKFVGDAVVAFWGAPIARPDDGRNAALAAYAMWQAGEAFRRDLPPGVPPIGRTRVGLHHGEAIVGNFGGEGRIQYTALGDSMNTASRLEAANKALETSVLVSQEAMALSGLDWWRPMGRVRLRGRSTPVDLFEPAPDFPVADRAALAGILAAFEDEDADAQADALNRLQALVNHYRDDAAIANLLYRYESIGEGSTYALG
- a CDS encoding ShlB/FhaC/HecB family hemolysin secretion/activation protein codes for the protein MRDKGLVKASRLGSLALAATMLMPVAALAQVAPRAPTREELTRGQLPGDAAREHSRLSVVGGVERAPCPLADPRYANVTVNFADVQFDGLRIVDPAMLKDSWSDLAGHDVPIASLCEIRDRAATALRAMGYLAAVQVPPQRIEKGGTVRFDIFMAKLVAIEIRGNAGYSERLIAAHMEALKGQPVFNVHEAERHLLLARDLPGYDVRLALRPAGTAPGEVVGEVQVVRQRVEMDVNVQNLGSNAVGRFGGMARVRFNDMIGMGDSTVFSIFNTAQPSEQTVLQVGHSMALGHDGMRLSGDLTYAWSKPGIVGAPLSSETMIATAALSYPIARRQAHTLLATGGLDVVNQDLRFGTGTVKVPLSRDRLRVLFLRLEGELIDPESVVSTAGYSGIEPKWRIGGALEARQGFNGLGASEKCGATFVNCAVPISQLDGDPTAFVLRASAQAEYRPTPVVTFALAPRAQYSPDVLLSYEQMSAGNYTVGRGYDPGVLTGDSGVGVAAELRYGRITPKGPGAIALQPFVFFDAAWMWHQSANYAGLDPQKLYSAGGGVRATWSNHARLDLTVATPLRKAGFQTERGDTRLLFSITTQLVPWRR